Proteins encoded by one window of Podarcis muralis chromosome 11, rPodMur119.hap1.1, whole genome shotgun sequence:
- the LOC114589779 gene encoding urea transporter 1-like isoform X2, giving the protein MTYGVLGVAVGYIKQCNAGTLPLSLSLHALCKAIKLGRAGGFLARQLLKGEMDGCSLADISGHSAILVPTNTSPDGHKPYDSEFKSQRCPAYTHDPSQSMPLLERLQGQGLNTAMEMEAAGEKSSKMQPQTGKICRALSYITGDMKALGEWLKDKPLVFQFVDWVLRGISQVMFVSNPLSGLLMLAGFLAQSPWITLTCCTGVIVSTLTALILCQESPIFTSALASVFSKWDLPVFTLPFNLALSMFVAATGPHNPFFPSTLIQPVASVPNITWWEAEASLILQSVPVGVGQVYGCDNPWTGGIIMVALFISSPLIFIHAVIGSALGVPAALSLATPFNNIYAGLWNYNSCLSCIAIGGMFYALTWQTFLLALACALFTAYSGGALGHMFSVFGMPLGTWPFCLSSLTFLLLTTTNDAIYKLPLSKVSYPEANRAYYLSRNDGQNAKSTCDV; this is encoded by the exons ATGACTTATGGTGTGCTTGGAGTTGCTGTGGGCTATATAAAGCAATGCAATGCAGGCACCCTCCCACTATCGCTGTCTCTGCACGCTCTCTGCAAAGCGATAAAACTTGGCAGAGCAGGAGGCTTCCTAGCCAGGCAGCTGCTCAAG GGAGAGATGGATGGATGTTCTCTCGCCGACATTTCCGGGCACTCCGCCATTCTAGTCCCAACAAACACATCCCCAGATGGACACAAGCCTTATGACTCTGAATTTAAGAGCCAGCGCTGCCCAGCTTATACCCACGACCCCTCTCAAAGCATGCCACTACTGGAGAGGCTGCAAGGCCAG GGTCTGAACACCGCAATGGAAATGGAAGCCGCCGGAGAAAAGTCTAGCAAAATGCAACCCCAGACGGGGAAAATCTGCAGAGCCCTGAGCTACATCACGGGGGACATGAAGGCGTTGGGAGAGTGGCTGAAAG ATAAGCCTCTGGTGTTTCAGTTTGTCGACTGGGTTCTGCGCGGCATCTCTCAGGTGATGTTTGTCAGCAACCCGCTGAGTGGTCTGCTCATGTTAGCTGGATTCCTGGCCCAGAGCCCTTGGATCACACTGACATGTTGCACTGGAGTCATTGTCTCAACATTAACAGCACTGATCCTGTGCCAAGAGAG tCCTATTTTCACGAGTGCCTTGGCCTCCGTCTTCAGCAAATGGGACCTGCCGGTTTTCACGCTGCCCTTCAACCTGGCTCTGAGCATGTTCGTGGCCGCCACTGGCCCCCACAACCCCTTCTTCCCCTCGACGCTCATTCAACCCGTGGCCTCGGTGCCCAACATAACGTGGTGGGAGGCCGAAGCATCTTTG ATTTTGCAGTCCGTCCCAGTGGGAGTTGGGCAGGTGTATGGCTGCGATAACCCTTGGACTGGAGGCATTATCATGGTGGCTCTGTTCATTTCCTCCCCACTCATCTTCATCCATGCCGTGATTGGCTCAGCACTGGGGGTGCCTGCAG CCCTGAGCCTAGCCACACCTTTCAACAATATTTACGCCGGCTTGTGGAATTACAACAGTTGCCTCTCCTGCATCGCAATCGGGGGCATGTTCTACGCCCTCACCTGGCAGACCTTCCTTCTTGCACTTGCTTGTG ctCTGTTTACTGCCTACTCAGGAGGAGCACTGGGCCATATGTTTTCCGTG TTCGGAATGCCTTTGGGAACATGGCCTTTCTGTTTATCTTCGCTCACTTTCCTGCTCTTAACTACCACCAACGACGCCATCTACAAACTTCCTCTCTCCAAAGTCTCCTACCCAGAAGCCAACCGGGCCTATTACTTGTCGAGAAACGACGGACAAAACGCCAAGTCCACCTGCGA
- the LOC114589779 gene encoding urea transporter 1-like isoform X1, which produces MTYGVLGVAVGYIKQCNAGTLPLSLSLHALCKAIKLGRAGGFLARQLLKGEMDGCSLADISGHSAILVPTNTSPDGHKPYDSEFKSQRCPAYTHDPSQSMPLLERLQGQGLNTAMEMEAAGEKSSKMQPQTGKICRALSYITGDMKALGEWLKDKPLVFQFVDWVLRGISQVMFVSNPLSGLLMLAGFLAQSPWITLTCCTGVIVSTLTALILCQERSAIAAGLYGYNGVLVGMLMAVFSDKGEYYWWLLLPVALMSMTCPIFTSALASVFSKWDLPVFTLPFNLALSMFVAATGPHNPFFPSTLIQPVASVPNITWWEAEASLILQSVPVGVGQVYGCDNPWTGGIIMVALFISSPLIFIHAVIGSALGVPAALSLATPFNNIYAGLWNYNSCLSCIAIGGMFYALTWQTFLLALACALFTAYSGGALGHMFSVFGMPLGTWPFCLSSLTFLLLTTTNDAIYKLPLSKVSYPEANRAYYLSRNDGQNAKSTCDV; this is translated from the exons ATGACTTATGGTGTGCTTGGAGTTGCTGTGGGCTATATAAAGCAATGCAATGCAGGCACCCTCCCACTATCGCTGTCTCTGCACGCTCTCTGCAAAGCGATAAAACTTGGCAGAGCAGGAGGCTTCCTAGCCAGGCAGCTGCTCAAG GGAGAGATGGATGGATGTTCTCTCGCCGACATTTCCGGGCACTCCGCCATTCTAGTCCCAACAAACACATCCCCAGATGGACACAAGCCTTATGACTCTGAATTTAAGAGCCAGCGCTGCCCAGCTTATACCCACGACCCCTCTCAAAGCATGCCACTACTGGAGAGGCTGCAAGGCCAG GGTCTGAACACCGCAATGGAAATGGAAGCCGCCGGAGAAAAGTCTAGCAAAATGCAACCCCAGACGGGGAAAATCTGCAGAGCCCTGAGCTACATCACGGGGGACATGAAGGCGTTGGGAGAGTGGCTGAAAG ATAAGCCTCTGGTGTTTCAGTTTGTCGACTGGGTTCTGCGCGGCATCTCTCAGGTGATGTTTGTCAGCAACCCGCTGAGTGGTCTGCTCATGTTAGCTGGATTCCTGGCCCAGAGCCCTTGGATCACACTGACATGTTGCACTGGAGTCATTGTCTCAACATTAACAGCACTGATCCTGTGCCAAGAGAG GTCAGCCATTGCTGCGGGACTCTACGGCTACAATGGCGTGCTGGTAGGAATGCTCATGGCTGTGTTTTCCGACAAGGGCGAATATTACTGGTGGCTTTTGCTTCCTGTTGCTCTCATGTCCATGACGTG tCCTATTTTCACGAGTGCCTTGGCCTCCGTCTTCAGCAAATGGGACCTGCCGGTTTTCACGCTGCCCTTCAACCTGGCTCTGAGCATGTTCGTGGCCGCCACTGGCCCCCACAACCCCTTCTTCCCCTCGACGCTCATTCAACCCGTGGCCTCGGTGCCCAACATAACGTGGTGGGAGGCCGAAGCATCTTTG ATTTTGCAGTCCGTCCCAGTGGGAGTTGGGCAGGTGTATGGCTGCGATAACCCTTGGACTGGAGGCATTATCATGGTGGCTCTGTTCATTTCCTCCCCACTCATCTTCATCCATGCCGTGATTGGCTCAGCACTGGGGGTGCCTGCAG CCCTGAGCCTAGCCACACCTTTCAACAATATTTACGCCGGCTTGTGGAATTACAACAGTTGCCTCTCCTGCATCGCAATCGGGGGCATGTTCTACGCCCTCACCTGGCAGACCTTCCTTCTTGCACTTGCTTGTG ctCTGTTTACTGCCTACTCAGGAGGAGCACTGGGCCATATGTTTTCCGTG TTCGGAATGCCTTTGGGAACATGGCCTTTCTGTTTATCTTCGCTCACTTTCCTGCTCTTAACTACCACCAACGACGCCATCTACAAACTTCCTCTCTCCAAAGTCTCCTACCCAGAAGCCAACCGGGCCTATTACTTGTCGAGAAACGACGGACAAAACGCCAAGTCCACCTGCGA
- the LOC114589779 gene encoding urea transporter 1-like isoform X3, which produces MTYGVLGVAVGYIKQCNAGTLPLSLSLHALCKAIKLGRAGGFLARQLLKGLNTAMEMEAAGEKSSKMQPQTGKICRALSYITGDMKALGEWLKDKPLVFQFVDWVLRGISQVMFVSNPLSGLLMLAGFLAQSPWITLTCCTGVIVSTLTALILCQERSAIAAGLYGYNGVLVGMLMAVFSDKGEYYWWLLLPVALMSMTCPIFTSALASVFSKWDLPVFTLPFNLALSMFVAATGPHNPFFPSTLIQPVASVPNITWWEAEASLILQSVPVGVGQVYGCDNPWTGGIIMVALFISSPLIFIHAVIGSALGVPAALSLATPFNNIYAGLWNYNSCLSCIAIGGMFYALTWQTFLLALACALFTAYSGGALGHMFSVFGMPLGTWPFCLSSLTFLLLTTTNDAIYKLPLSKVSYPEANRAYYLSRNDGQNAKSTCDV; this is translated from the exons ATGACTTATGGTGTGCTTGGAGTTGCTGTGGGCTATATAAAGCAATGCAATGCAGGCACCCTCCCACTATCGCTGTCTCTGCACGCTCTCTGCAAAGCGATAAAACTTGGCAGAGCAGGAGGCTTCCTAGCCAGGCAGCTGCTCAAG GGTCTGAACACCGCAATGGAAATGGAAGCCGCCGGAGAAAAGTCTAGCAAAATGCAACCCCAGACGGGGAAAATCTGCAGAGCCCTGAGCTACATCACGGGGGACATGAAGGCGTTGGGAGAGTGGCTGAAAG ATAAGCCTCTGGTGTTTCAGTTTGTCGACTGGGTTCTGCGCGGCATCTCTCAGGTGATGTTTGTCAGCAACCCGCTGAGTGGTCTGCTCATGTTAGCTGGATTCCTGGCCCAGAGCCCTTGGATCACACTGACATGTTGCACTGGAGTCATTGTCTCAACATTAACAGCACTGATCCTGTGCCAAGAGAG GTCAGCCATTGCTGCGGGACTCTACGGCTACAATGGCGTGCTGGTAGGAATGCTCATGGCTGTGTTTTCCGACAAGGGCGAATATTACTGGTGGCTTTTGCTTCCTGTTGCTCTCATGTCCATGACGTG tCCTATTTTCACGAGTGCCTTGGCCTCCGTCTTCAGCAAATGGGACCTGCCGGTTTTCACGCTGCCCTTCAACCTGGCTCTGAGCATGTTCGTGGCCGCCACTGGCCCCCACAACCCCTTCTTCCCCTCGACGCTCATTCAACCCGTGGCCTCGGTGCCCAACATAACGTGGTGGGAGGCCGAAGCATCTTTG ATTTTGCAGTCCGTCCCAGTGGGAGTTGGGCAGGTGTATGGCTGCGATAACCCTTGGACTGGAGGCATTATCATGGTGGCTCTGTTCATTTCCTCCCCACTCATCTTCATCCATGCCGTGATTGGCTCAGCACTGGGGGTGCCTGCAG CCCTGAGCCTAGCCACACCTTTCAACAATATTTACGCCGGCTTGTGGAATTACAACAGTTGCCTCTCCTGCATCGCAATCGGGGGCATGTTCTACGCCCTCACCTGGCAGACCTTCCTTCTTGCACTTGCTTGTG ctCTGTTTACTGCCTACTCAGGAGGAGCACTGGGCCATATGTTTTCCGTG TTCGGAATGCCTTTGGGAACATGGCCTTTCTGTTTATCTTCGCTCACTTTCCTGCTCTTAACTACCACCAACGACGCCATCTACAAACTTCCTCTCTCCAAAGTCTCCTACCCAGAAGCCAACCGGGCCTATTACTTGTCGAGAAACGACGGACAAAACGCCAAGTCCACCTGCGA